A genomic region of Streptomyces sp. NBC_00247 contains the following coding sequences:
- a CDS encoding type I polyketide synthase, translating into MADEEKLRSYLKRALAENREAQKRLREVESGLREPIAVVGMSCRLPGGVDSPEALWELVAAGGDAVGPWPEDRGWDHEALYDPDPTHPGTSYARHGGFLYDAADFDAEFFEMSPREALATDPQQRLLLESSWEAFERAGIAPDSLRGSRTGVFVGLTAQDYHHRLAEVPADLEGYLGIGNLASVASGRISYTYGFEGPAVTVDTACSSSLVALHLAVQALRSGECDLALAGGATVMSTPAGFVEFSRQRGLSPDGRCRAYGAGADGTGWAEGVGLLLVERLSDARRLGHRVLAVVRGSAVNQDGASNGLTAPNGPAQQRVIRQALAAADLAPHDVDLVEGHGTGTTLGDPIEAQALQEIYGSGRSEDAPLWLGSLKSNIGHTAAAAGVAGLIKAVQSIRHGVLPQSLHTGTPTPHVEWAGGGVRLLDEARPWPETGRPRRAGVSAFGVSGTNAHVIVEEAPAAPTADSPTADSPGTDSAGTDSPGTDGSEPGEDAGSRATGVLPWLLSARSAQALREQAARLAELLESRPGLDPLDVSWSLATARTAHPHRATVVAADRRELLAGLRALADGHSSAAVVGAGEDLPRTARTGRTAFLFTGQGSQRAAMGRELHERFPAYARAFDEVAAALDRHCEGHLSQPVREAVLSADRGGLLDRTEYAQPALFAVEVALFRLLDTWGVRPDLVAGHSIGGLAAAHVAGVLSLDDAAALVAARGRLMQALPPGGAMAAVEATEEEVAEELAGAGETVAIAAVNGPRSVVVSGDEEPVLAVAAAFKARGRRTSRLRVSHAFHSPRMDPMLDEFHRTAKALRYEEPAVPVVSDLTGAPATAGELGTADHWTEHARRPVRFLDVVRELRASGATRFVEIGPDAVLTGLAADILTVQAPDAASPAVLVPLLRGGRPEATTLLTALARLHADGVPVDWRAVFEGRAPRTVNLPTYPFQRRRHWLDATVTRGTTGAPLLTAPEPPAAGPSWAERHAELSGTALDTALLDLVTAEVSSVLGHAAPDAVAPDRAFVEVGLDSLSAVELRTRLAARTGLTLAGALTIRYPEPTSLAQHLGELMRARHRPNASAEGPLTALYLRLCAAQEIAAATEVAVAASRLRSTFGPADRARHAVEPVVLAEGDARTALVCFPALTALSGPHEYARFGQSLHGVRDVFAVPAPGYREDGALPDSAKTFVAMQADAVQRLVGERPFAMLGRSLGGCVAHAVTEELERRGTPPTGLAMVDTYPMDTASLPGMEWWMPAMINAMVDRFDAFDLGLTDNGITTMGRYLRTFGTWQPRPVTTPTLLLRAEAPLPGTPDDPAGGTRAFWRLPHETADVPGDHFSVLEEHSATTAAAVETWLSPRD; encoded by the coding sequence GTGGCCGATGAGGAGAAGCTGCGCAGCTACCTCAAGCGCGCGCTCGCCGAGAACCGGGAAGCGCAGAAGCGCTTGCGGGAGGTCGAGTCCGGCCTCCGGGAGCCGATCGCCGTCGTCGGCATGAGCTGCAGGCTGCCGGGCGGGGTGGACTCGCCCGAGGCGCTCTGGGAGCTGGTGGCCGCGGGCGGCGACGCGGTCGGACCCTGGCCCGAGGACCGCGGCTGGGACCACGAAGCTCTCTACGACCCCGATCCCACCCACCCCGGCACCAGTTACGCCCGGCACGGCGGATTCCTCTACGACGCGGCCGACTTCGACGCGGAGTTCTTCGAGATGTCACCGCGCGAGGCGCTCGCCACCGATCCGCAGCAGCGGCTGCTGCTGGAGTCGTCCTGGGAGGCGTTCGAGCGGGCCGGGATCGCGCCGGACTCCCTGCGCGGCAGCCGCACCGGCGTCTTCGTCGGCCTGACCGCGCAGGACTACCACCACCGCCTGGCCGAGGTACCGGCCGACTTGGAGGGGTACCTCGGCATCGGCAACCTCGCCAGTGTGGCGTCGGGGCGCATCTCCTACACGTACGGGTTCGAGGGTCCGGCGGTGACGGTGGACACGGCGTGCTCCTCCTCGCTGGTGGCGCTCCACCTCGCCGTACAGGCGCTGCGCTCGGGGGAGTGCGACCTCGCGCTCGCGGGCGGGGCGACCGTGATGTCCACCCCGGCCGGCTTCGTGGAGTTCTCCCGCCAGCGCGGCCTGTCGCCGGACGGCCGGTGCCGCGCGTACGGCGCCGGGGCGGACGGCACCGGCTGGGCGGAGGGCGTGGGCCTCCTGCTGGTGGAGCGGTTGTCGGACGCGCGGCGGCTCGGCCACCGGGTGCTCGCGGTGGTACGCGGCTCCGCGGTGAACCAGGACGGCGCGTCGAACGGCCTGACCGCCCCCAACGGGCCGGCCCAGCAGCGTGTCATCCGGCAGGCGCTGGCCGCCGCGGATCTCGCCCCGCACGACGTCGACCTGGTGGAGGGGCACGGTACCGGCACCACCCTCGGCGACCCGATCGAGGCCCAGGCGCTCCAGGAGATCTACGGAAGCGGCCGGTCCGAGGACGCCCCGCTCTGGCTCGGTTCGCTCAAGTCCAACATCGGACACACGGCCGCCGCCGCCGGAGTGGCCGGACTGATCAAGGCGGTGCAGTCGATCCGCCACGGCGTCCTGCCGCAGTCCCTGCACACCGGCACGCCCACCCCGCACGTGGAGTGGGCGGGCGGCGGGGTGCGGCTGCTGGACGAGGCCCGCCCGTGGCCGGAGACCGGACGTCCCCGCCGGGCCGGCGTCTCCGCCTTCGGCGTGAGCGGGACGAACGCCCACGTCATCGTCGAGGAGGCCCCCGCCGCACCGACCGCGGACTCTCCGACCGCGGACTCTCCGGGTACGGACTCTGCGGGTACGGACTCTCCGGGAACGGACGGGAGCGAGCCGGGCGAGGACGCCGGGTCCCGCGCCACCGGTGTGCTGCCCTGGCTGCTCTCCGCCAGGTCGGCGCAGGCCCTGCGGGAGCAGGCGGCCCGGCTGGCGGAGCTGCTGGAGTCCCGCCCCGGACTCGACCCGCTCGACGTGTCCTGGTCGCTGGCCACCGCCCGCACCGCGCACCCGCACCGCGCCACCGTGGTCGCGGCGGACCGTCGCGAGCTCCTCGCCGGGCTGCGGGCACTGGCCGACGGACACTCCTCGGCCGCCGTCGTCGGTGCCGGGGAGGATCTTCCCCGCACCGCACGCACCGGCCGCACCGCCTTCCTCTTCACCGGACAGGGCAGCCAGCGGGCCGCCATGGGGCGGGAGCTGCACGAGCGGTTCCCCGCCTACGCCCGCGCCTTCGACGAGGTGGCCGCAGCGCTCGACCGCCACTGCGAGGGCCACCTCTCCCAGCCGGTGCGCGAGGCCGTGCTGTCCGCCGACCGCGGCGGACTGCTCGACCGGACCGAGTACGCGCAGCCCGCCCTCTTCGCCGTGGAGGTCGCGCTCTTCCGGCTGCTGGACACCTGGGGCGTGCGGCCCGACCTCGTCGCGGGGCACTCGATCGGCGGGCTCGCCGCCGCCCACGTGGCCGGGGTGCTCTCCCTGGACGACGCCGCCGCCCTGGTCGCGGCGCGCGGGCGGCTGATGCAGGCGCTGCCGCCCGGCGGTGCGATGGCGGCGGTCGAGGCGACCGAGGAGGAAGTCGCCGAGGAACTCGCCGGGGCGGGGGAGACCGTCGCGATCGCCGCGGTCAACGGTCCCCGCTCGGTGGTCGTCTCCGGAGACGAGGAACCCGTGCTCGCCGTCGCCGCCGCCTTCAAGGCCCGCGGTCGCAGAACCTCCCGGCTGCGGGTGAGCCACGCCTTCCACTCGCCCCGTATGGACCCGATGCTGGACGAGTTCCACCGCACGGCGAAGGCGCTGCGGTACGAAGAGCCCGCCGTCCCCGTGGTCTCCGACCTGACCGGCGCCCCCGCCACGGCGGGGGAGCTCGGCACGGCGGACCACTGGACCGAGCACGCCCGGCGGCCGGTCCGCTTCCTCGACGTGGTGCGGGAGCTGCGCGCGTCCGGGGCCACCCGGTTCGTCGAGATCGGGCCGGACGCCGTCCTCACCGGGCTGGCCGCCGACATCCTGACCGTCCAGGCTCCCGACGCGGCGTCGCCCGCCGTCCTGGTGCCCCTGCTGCGCGGCGGCCGGCCCGAGGCGACGACCTTGCTGACGGCGTTGGCCCGCCTCCACGCGGACGGGGTGCCGGTCGACTGGCGGGCCGTCTTCGAGGGCCGCGCGCCGCGCACGGTAAACCTGCCCACCTACCCCTTCCAGCGCCGCCGCCACTGGCTCGATGCCACCGTGACCCGCGGCACGACCGGCGCACCCCTGCTCACCGCTCCCGAGCCTCCCGCCGCGGGGCCGAGCTGGGCCGAGCGGCACGCGGAGCTGTCCGGGACCGCCCTCGACACCGCGCTGCTCGACCTCGTCACGGCGGAGGTGTCGTCCGTCCTCGGGCACGCGGCACCCGACGCGGTGGCGCCCGACCGGGCCTTCGTCGAAGTGGGCCTGGACTCGCTCTCCGCCGTCGAACTGCGTACCAGGCTCGCCGCCCGCACGGGCCTGACCCTCGCAGGGGCGCTCACCATCCGTTACCCCGAACCCACTTCTCTTGCCCAGCACTTGGGCGAGCTCATGCGGGCGCGGCACCGGCCGAACGCTTCCGCCGAGGGGCCCCTCACCGCGCTCTACCTGCGGCTGTGCGCCGCGCAGGAGATCGCCGCGGCCACCGAAGTGGCAGTGGCCGCCTCGCGGTTGAGGTCCACCTTCGGCCCGGCGGACCGTGCCCGCCACGCCGTCGAACCCGTGGTACTGGCCGAGGGCGACGCACGCACCGCACTGGTCTGCTTCCCCGCCCTCACCGCCCTGTCCGGGCCGCACGAGTACGCCCGCTTCGGCCAGTCGCTGCACGGCGTACGCGACGTCTTCGCCGTCCCCGCGCCCGGCTACCGGGAAGACGGCGCACTGCCCGACTCGGCAAAGACGTTCGTGGCCATGCAGGCCGACGCGGTACAACGCCTAGTGGGAGAAAGGCCGTTCGCCATGCTGGGGCGGTCCCTGGGCGGCTGTGTCGCCCACGCGGTGACCGAGGAACTCGAACGGCGCGGCACCCCGCCGACGGGCCTGGCGATGGTGGACACCTACCCGATGGACACCGCGTCCCTGCCGGGAATGGAGTGGTGGATGCCCGCCATGATCAACGCAATGGTCGACCGGTTCGACGCCTTCGACCTCGGGCTCACCGACAACGGCATCACCACGATGGGACGTTACCTCCGCACCTTCGGCACCTGGCAGCCGAGGCCGGTCACCACCCCCACCCTGCTGCTCCGCGCCGAAGCGCCGCTCCCCGGGACTCCGGACGACCCCGCGGGCGGCACCCGAGCCTTCTGGCGGCTGCCGCACGAGACCGCCGACGTCCCGGGCGACCACTTCTCCGTACTGGAGGAGCACTCGGCGACCACCGCGGCCGCCGTCGAGACGTGGCTGAGCCCCCGGGACTGA
- a CDS encoding LLM class flavin-dependent oxidoreductase produces the protein MTAPQPLHLAVALDNVGWHPAAGAGPDAPAGNLFGLAHWTALAQEAERGLLDFVTVEDPPKRPAGHVNHRLDAVLVASALAARTERIGLIPSIVTDHAQPTNVAKAIATLDHLSEGRAGWRTPVTPARPIVIADIFTPEVQTPMAELFERAADLVRVVRALWDGVDDEKALRDIAAPGRFAPADPDPHGSFTEIEPLGGAAGDWITIDSPSLAPRAPQGHPVVFTVAHITLPYRYGARSADVVSVTPHSAEEARATVEEVRAEQEAAGRANQKVHVFGDLVVFLDSTPGRAAERLARLNEAHGSTYASDAEIVAGTPAEIADLLLEWQEAGLSGYRLRPGALPHDLHAITRELVPELQARGAFRTAYEADTLRGLLGLPVPPAPAL, from the coding sequence ATGACCGCACCACAGCCGCTGCACCTCGCCGTAGCACTGGACAACGTCGGCTGGCACCCGGCGGCCGGCGCGGGGCCGGACGCCCCGGCAGGGAACCTCTTCGGCCTGGCGCACTGGACCGCCCTCGCCCAGGAGGCCGAACGCGGGCTGCTGGACTTCGTCACGGTCGAGGACCCGCCGAAGCGCCCCGCCGGGCACGTGAACCACCGCCTGGACGCCGTCCTCGTCGCCTCGGCGCTGGCCGCCCGCACCGAGCGCATCGGCCTGATCCCGAGCATCGTGACCGACCACGCCCAGCCGACGAACGTCGCGAAGGCGATCGCCACCCTCGACCACCTCAGCGAAGGCCGGGCCGGCTGGCGCACACCGGTCACCCCCGCACGGCCGATCGTGATAGCCGACATCTTCACCCCCGAGGTGCAGACGCCGATGGCCGAACTCTTCGAACGCGCCGCCGACCTGGTGCGCGTCGTGCGTGCCCTCTGGGACGGCGTCGACGACGAGAAGGCGTTGCGGGACATCGCCGCGCCCGGCAGGTTCGCCCCCGCCGACCCGGACCCGCACGGCAGCTTCACCGAGATCGAGCCCCTCGGCGGAGCCGCGGGCGACTGGATCACCATCGACTCGCCGTCCCTCGCCCCCCGCGCGCCCCAGGGCCACCCGGTCGTCTTCACCGTCGCCCACATCACCCTGCCGTACCGGTACGGGGCCCGCTCGGCCGACGTCGTCTCGGTGACCCCGCACAGCGCCGAGGAGGCCCGGGCCACCGTGGAGGAGGTCAGGGCCGAGCAGGAGGCGGCCGGGCGCGCGAACCAGAAGGTGCACGTCTTCGGCGACCTCGTGGTCTTCCTCGACAGCACCCCCGGCCGTGCGGCCGAGCGCCTGGCACGTCTGAACGAGGCGCACGGCAGCACCTACGCCTCCGACGCCGAGATCGTCGCGGGGACCCCCGCGGAGATCGCCGACCTGCTCCTGGAATGGCAAGAGGCAGGGCTGTCCGGGTACCGCCTGCGCCCCGGCGCCCTGCCCCACGACCTCCACGCCATCACCCGGGAACTGGTGCCCGAACTCCAGGCCCGGGGCGCTTTCCGGACCGCCTACGAGGCGGACACGCTGCGTGGACTGCTCGGACTGCCGGTACCCCCCGCCCCGGCGCTCTGA